A genomic window from Coleofasciculaceae cyanobacterium includes:
- the truB gene encoding tRNA pseudouridine(55) synthase TruB — protein sequence MFGFINLNKPVGFTSHDCIAKLRKLLNIKKVGHGGTLDPTATGVLPVAVGKATRLLQFLPEPKAYRARIRLGVITTTDDLEGEIIKSVTQINCSKSQILDSLNSFVGTIEQVPPIYSAIKQNGKKLYELARKGEEITVEPRSVTISKIELLNIYQTDFYELEIDIYCSPGTYIRAIARDLGVKLGVGGTLANLIRTESCGMQLKDSVTFEQIETQLQLQTFNLIEPSVILNYLDSVILVHDDCQRWCQGQLIDLSQAQINSSVSALNQNNYVATYAATGTFLGISLLIERNVTLKIKPKIVCTQ from the coding sequence ATGTTTGGTTTTATCAATTTAAATAAACCTGTCGGATTTACTTCCCACGATTGCATTGCCAAGTTACGAAAACTGCTAAATATTAAGAAGGTTGGACATGGAGGGACTCTTGACCCCACAGCAACGGGGGTATTGCCTGTGGCAGTAGGTAAAGCTACTAGATTGCTACAATTTTTGCCCGAACCCAAAGCTTACCGCGCCCGAATCCGTTTAGGGGTCATTACTACTACTGATGATTTGGAAGGAGAGATTATTAAAAGTGTTACGCAAATTAATTGCTCAAAAAGCCAAATTCTTGATAGCCTTAATAGTTTTGTTGGCACAATTGAGCAAGTACCACCAATTTATAGTGCCATCAAGCAAAATGGCAAAAAACTCTATGAATTAGCTAGAAAAGGCGAAGAAATAACGGTAGAACCAAGATCTGTAACTATTAGCAAAATTGAACTGCTTAATATATATCAAACAGACTTCTACGAATTAGAAATAGATATTTACTGTAGTCCAGGAACATATATTAGAGCGATCGCCCGCGATCTTGGAGTAAAGTTAGGAGTAGGCGGTACTCTGGCTAATCTCATTCGGACTGAAAGTTGTGGAATGCAGCTAAAGGACAGTGTTACTTTTGAACAGATAGAAACCCAGTTACAACTACAAACCTTCAACTTGATCGAGCCTAGTGTAATACTGAATTATCTTGATTCTGTTATTCTTGTACATGATGATTGTCAGCGATGGTGTCAGGGTCAATTGATAGACTTAAGCCAAGCTCAAATCAATAGTTCAGTATCAGCCTTAAACCAAAATAATTATGTAGCTACTTATGCTGCAACGGGAACTTTTTTAGGTATTAGTCTTTTGATTGAGCGCAATGTCACACTTAAAATTAAACCTAAGATAGTTTGCACTCAATGA
- a CDS encoding peroxiredoxin: MAQLRLGDTVPDFTQASSMGEISFYDWAGDSWVVLFSHPADYTPVCTTELGEVAKLRSEFDKRNVKTIALSVDDADSHNGWIGDIDETQGTKVDYPILADADKKVSDLYDMIHPNANAKVTVRSVFIIDPNKKLRLTLTYPPSTGRNFPEILRVIDSLQLTDNYQVATPANWQDGEHVVVSPAISTEDAKQKFPKGVEEIKPYLRMTPQPDK; this comes from the coding sequence ATGGCTCAACTTAGATTAGGCGACACAGTGCCTGATTTTACCCAGGCTTCCAGCATGGGGGAAATTTCCTTTTATGATTGGGCTGGAGATAGCTGGGTAGTACTCTTCTCTCACCCTGCTGACTATACTCCTGTCTGCACTACTGAATTAGGCGAGGTTGCCAAACTCCGATCAGAATTTGATAAACGTAACGTCAAAACAATTGCTTTAAGCGTTGATGACGCAGATTCTCACAACGGTTGGATTGGCGATATTGACGAGACTCAAGGGACAAAAGTTGATTATCCCATCTTGGCGGATGCAGATAAAAAAGTTTCTGACCTTTATGATATGATTCATCCCAATGCCAATGCAAAGGTTACTGTACGTTCTGTATTCATTATCGACCCCAACAAAAAATTACGCTTGACTTTAACTTATCCTCCAAGTACAGGTCGTAATTTCCCCGAAATACTTAGAGTAATTGATTCTTTACAGTTAACTGATAACTATCAGGTTGCAACTCCCGCAAATTGGCAAGACGGTGAACATGTAGTAGTTTCTCCAGCTATTTCTACTGAAGACGCTAAACAGAAATTCCCCAAAGGCGTTGAAGAAATCAAGCCATACTTACGGATGACTCCTCAACCTGACAAATAA
- a CDS encoding alanine--glyoxylate aminotransferase family protein — protein MEDKHMLMIPGPTPVPEKVLISLGKQPIGHRSGDFSKVIAEINQNLKWLHQTKNEVLSLNVSGTGAMEAGMINFLSPGDRVLVGVNGKFGDRWAQICEVFGLQTERITSDWGTPLDTEEIRTKLEADSNKEIKAVVITHSETSAGVLNDLETINKHVKAHGEALIIVDAVTSLGAYNLPIDDWGLDVVASGSQKGYMIPPGLGFISVSDKAWQAYETSKFPRFYMDLGKYKKANAKDSTPFTPPINLMFGLQTALQMMQREGLENIFARHARLTMAARAAAKAMGLGLLAPDNAASTAVTAITSDNAEAIRSTMRQKYDIALAGGQDHLKGKIFRIGHLGFVSDRDLLMTIACLEATLIELGHDFEPKSGVKAAAALV, from the coding sequence ATGGAAGACAAGCATATGTTAATGATTCCTGGGCCCACTCCAGTCCCAGAGAAGGTATTGATTTCTTTGGGCAAACAACCCATCGGACACCGTAGCGGTGATTTTAGCAAGGTTATTGCCGAGATTAATCAAAATTTAAAGTGGCTACACCAAACTAAAAACGAAGTATTATCTCTTAACGTATCCGGCACAGGAGCAATGGAAGCGGGAATGATTAACTTCCTTAGTCCTGGCGATCGCGTTTTAGTCGGTGTCAACGGTAAATTTGGCGATCGCTGGGCGCAGATCTGCGAAGTTTTTGGTCTGCAAACCGAACGTATTACTTCAGATTGGGGAACACCTTTAGATACTGAAGAGATTCGCACTAAGTTGGAAGCCGATAGCAACAAAGAAATTAAAGCAGTTGTAATTACTCATTCAGAAACTTCTGCGGGGGTACTCAACGATTTAGAAACTATTAATAAGCACGTCAAAGCCCATGGCGAAGCTTTAATTATTGTCGATGCCGTAACTAGCCTGGGTGCATACAATCTACCTATTGATGACTGGGGATTAGATGTGGTGGCATCTGGTTCACAAAAAGGTTATATGATTCCTCCAGGCTTAGGCTTTATTTCCGTCAGTGACAAAGCCTGGCAGGCTTATGAAACCAGTAAGTTTCCTCGTTTTTATATGGACTTGGGTAAATACAAAAAAGCCAACGCCAAAGATAGCACTCCCTTTACTCCTCCGATTAACTTGATGTTTGGGCTACAAACTGCTTTGCAAATGATGCAACGAGAAGGTTTAGAAAATATCTTTGCTCGTCATGCACGTTTGACTATGGCTGCCCGTGCTGCTGCTAAAGCCATGGGGTTAGGATTGCTGGCGCCAGATAATGCGGCTAGTACTGCAGTAACGGCCATTACAAGTGATAATGCTGAAGCAATTAGATCGACGATGCGCCAGAAGTATGATATTGCTCTGGCGGGAGGACAAGATCATCTCAAAGGTAAGATTTTCCGCATCGGTCATCTAGGCTTTGTTAGCGATCGCGATCTCCTTATGACTATTGCTTGCCTAGAAGCTACTTTAATTGAACTGGGTCATGATTTTGAACCTAAGTCGGGAGTTAAAGCTGCCGCTGCATTGGTCTAA
- a CDS encoding PfkB family carbohydrate kinase, producing the protein MQYRGLFVGLTTLDFIYLSDRPLLENQKLVAQDYLTVAGGPAANAAVAFSYFENHAQLLTVLGQHPLTELIASDLEERSVEIIDLIPEKTDTPPISSIIITAGTGKRSVISINAVKSQASNLISQDLLTEIDIVLIDGHQIEVSLAIAKLAKSQQIPVVIDGGSWKPGLEKVLPFVNYAVCSANFQPPQCQNTHDIFDFLQNQGISHIAITNGKKPIQCFEARKSFTVTVPSIQAVDTLGAGDIFHGAFCNYILEEDFSTALNLSAEIASQSCQSFGTRNWLDR; encoded by the coding sequence ATGCAATATAGAGGCTTGTTTGTCGGTTTAACTACTTTAGATTTTATTTATTTGAGCGATCGCCCGCTATTAGAAAATCAGAAATTAGTTGCTCAAGATTATTTAACCGTAGCAGGTGGGCCGGCAGCTAATGCTGCCGTTGCCTTTAGTTATTTCGAGAATCACGCTCAGTTATTGACTGTTTTGGGACAGCATCCTTTAACAGAGTTAATTGCCAGCGATTTAGAAGAACGTTCAGTCGAGATAATAGATCTAATTCCTGAGAAAACAGACACTCCTCCTATTTCATCGATTATTATTACGGCAGGTACGGGAAAGCGTTCGGTTATTTCCATTAATGCTGTCAAGTCTCAGGCTAGTAATTTAATTTCTCAAGATTTGCTGACTGAAATAGATATTGTTCTAATTGATGGACATCAGATCGAGGTAAGTTTGGCGATCGCCAAATTAGCTAAAAGCCAACAAATTCCTGTCGTAATCGACGGTGGTAGCTGGAAACCAGGATTAGAAAAAGTGCTGCCTTTTGTTAATTACGCTGTCTGTTCGGCTAATTTTCAGCCTCCTCAGTGCCAAAATACCCATGATATCTTTGATTTTCTCCAAAATCAGGGCATTTCTCATATTGCTATTACTAATGGAAAAAAACCCATTCAGTGTTTTGAAGCCAGAAAAAGCTTTACTGTCACAGTACCTTCGATTCAGGCAGTAGATACTCTAGGTGCAGGGGATATATTCCATGGTGCTTTCTGCAACTATATTCTGGAGGAGGATTTTTCTACGGCTTTGAATTTGTCGGCGGAAATAGCCAGTCAGTCTTGTCAGTCTTTTGGTACTAGAAACTGGCTCGATCGATAA
- a CDS encoding FAD-binding oxidoreductase, with amino-acid sequence MTTYDWIVIGAGITGASLAYELSQQDFKILLLEKDPHPDNATVYSYGGLAYWSGTDELTRTLGQEGMELHRHLSEELAADTEFRELDLVLTIDRQDDPKIIAQKYARFAITPELLSVQDACILEPLLNPNAISGVLKLPHAHIQAQKTTDAYLQAFQRNGGKIIYEQAALLRQGETVIGVKTNNNSYYAENTIVCAGGLSRSLLQQAGIEVNNYFTHAQLIMTPPVDLELSTLVMPAVQQRFMLEAAQNSETEALWNSHDAPAKLILDPGAVQFIDGSLCIGQISAIAYNPKAKFNPTVAEAQIRDRIGKVLPLLEDLPGQYHSCLVAFNDRGIALIGNLANIKGLYLFSGFTSTLVFAPVLAKRFAHWAKGKEDKIIKHLQVILNQAIH; translated from the coding sequence ATGACCACATATGACTGGATAGTAATTGGTGCGGGGATAACTGGTGCTAGTCTTGCTTATGAACTGAGTCAACAAGACTTTAAAATTCTTTTATTAGAAAAAGATCCGCATCCAGATAACGCTACTGTTTATAGCTATGGAGGCTTGGCTTATTGGTCGGGAACAGATGAACTAACTCGTACTTTAGGTCAAGAAGGCATGGAGCTACATCGCCATCTGAGCGAAGAACTTGCAGCAGATACGGAGTTTAGAGAACTAGACCTAGTTTTGACTATAGATCGTCAAGATGACCCAAAAATTATCGCCCAAAAATACGCTCGCTTTGCGATTACTCCAGAGTTACTTAGCGTTCAAGATGCCTGTATTTTAGAGCCGTTGCTCAATCCTAATGCCATTTCAGGGGTACTGAAATTACCTCATGCTCATATTCAGGCTCAAAAGACAACTGATGCTTATCTTCAGGCTTTTCAGCGCAACGGAGGCAAAATTATTTATGAACAGGCAGCCTTGTTGCGTCAGGGAGAAACTGTAATTGGCGTAAAAACTAACAATAATTCTTACTATGCAGAGAATACCATTGTTTGCGCGGGGGGACTATCGCGATCGCTGTTGCAGCAGGCAGGTATTGAGGTCAACAACTATTTTACTCACGCTCAATTAATCATGACTCCTCCTGTAGATTTAGAATTGTCTACGCTGGTAATGCCAGCAGTACAGCAAAGGTTTATGCTCGAAGCAGCCCAAAACTCAGAAACCGAAGCTTTATGGAATTCTCACGATGCACCTGCCAAATTAATTTTAGATCCTGGAGCAGTACAGTTTATTGATGGTAGTTTATGTATAGGGCAAATTAGCGCGATCGCCTATAATCCCAAAGCTAAGTTTAACCCGACCGTTGCTGAAGCTCAAATTCGCGATCGAATAGGCAAAGTATTGCCTTTATTAGAAGATCTTCCCGGTCAATATCATAGTTGTTTGGTCGCATTTAACGATCGAGGAATTGCTTTAATCGGTAATCTGGCAAACATTAAAGGACTTTATTTATTTTCAGGCTTTACTAGCACACTTGTATTTGCGCCTGTATTAGCCAAGCGTTTTGCTCACTGGGCCAAAGGCAAAGAAGACAAAATTATCAAGCACCTACAGGTAATTTTAAATCAAGCTATTCACTAA
- the mazG gene encoding nucleoside triphosphate pyrophosphohydrolase, producing the protein MNSHSTTHQSILDALQRLIEVVAQLRSPDGGCPWDLAQTPQTLIPYVIEEAYEVVDALQKGDREAIAEELGDLLLQVVLQTQIASEHQDFTLEDVARGITEKLIRRHPHVFADVEVHSAAEVNQNWEQIKAAEKGETPEQAKLLSHKLKRYARSLPPLMAGMKISTKAAAASFEWSNIEGVWSKFEEELEEFKEALATEDKSHQQEELGDLLFTIINIARWYNLSPFDGLQGTNRRFIQRLEMMEKFASHPLTDYDIEQLESLWQQAKAQLNSEK; encoded by the coding sequence ATGAATTCTCATTCAACGACCCATCAGTCTATTTTAGATGCCCTACAGCGTTTGATTGAAGTAGTTGCTCAGCTAAGATCTCCTGATGGGGGATGTCCTTGGGATTTGGCGCAAACACCACAGACTTTAATCCCCTACGTAATTGAAGAAGCCTATGAAGTAGTAGACGCGCTGCAAAAGGGAGATCGAGAAGCGATCGCCGAAGAGCTAGGTGATTTGTTATTACAGGTAGTTTTGCAGACTCAGATCGCTAGTGAACACCAAGATTTTACTCTTGAAGATGTTGCCAGGGGAATTACTGAAAAACTGATTCGTCGCCATCCTCATGTATTTGCTGATGTAGAAGTTCACAGTGCAGCGGAAGTCAATCAGAATTGGGAACAAATTAAGGCAGCGGAAAAAGGCGAAACTCCCGAACAAGCAAAGTTACTCAGCCATAAATTAAAACGCTATGCCCGCAGCTTACCACCCCTAATGGCAGGAATGAAAATATCGACTAAGGCAGCAGCAGCAAGTTTTGAATGGTCAAATATAGAAGGAGTTTGGTCAAAGTTTGAAGAAGAGTTAGAAGAATTTAAAGAAGCATTAGCTACTGAAGACAAATCGCACCAACAAGAAGAATTGGGAGATTTGCTATTTACTATTATCAATATTGCTCGTTGGTATAATCTCAGTCCGTTTGATGGCTTACAGGGAACCAACCGACGTTTCATTCAACGCCTGGAAATGATGGAAAAATTCGCCTCTCATCCTCTGACAGATTACGATATCGAGCAGTTGGAATCTCTTTGGCAACAGGCTAAAGCACAGTTAAACAGCGAAAAGTAA
- a CDS encoding DUF2470 domain-containing protein: MSEPITPAISDRICQHMNQDHAEAIALYARVYGNVPQAEAATMNSIDPQGMNISTQIAAEVVSVRVEFDHTLKDAEDAHHTLIAMIKQARTA, encoded by the coding sequence ATGTCTGAACCGATTACTCCTGCTATTAGCGATCGCATTTGTCAACACATGAACCAAGATCACGCTGAGGCGATCGCTCTTTATGCCCGAGTCTATGGTAATGTGCCTCAAGCAGAAGCCGCAACGATGAACTCAATCGATCCGCAAGGAATGAATATTTCGACTCAAATTGCCGCAGAGGTGGTTTCCGTCAGAGTAGAGTTCGACCATACTCTTAAAGATGCCGAGGATGCTCACCATACCCTGATTGCCATGATTAAGCAGGCTCGAACCGCATAG
- a CDS encoding GNAT family N-acetyltransferase: protein MVLKSVDNNIDNNLKLTIQPAAIENTKAISAILAQSFYNFPNFASWIYPFLQFTINEDLRYRLRSHSPVYRCFVAKLPQSNQQDWQVRPEYNSDLSIVGTVEIALRSPSLWSTNVQYPYISNLAVNQDFRRRGIGSQLLTKCEEIALDWGYQETRLHVLDSNESAKQLYCHNGYQISHIEANWGNLWFDCSPRLLLKKQIQID from the coding sequence ATGGTTTTAAAATCCGTTGATAATAACATCGATAACAATTTAAAATTAACTATTCAACCCGCTGCAATAGAAAATACTAAAGCAATTAGCGCAATCTTAGCCCAGAGTTTTTATAACTTTCCTAACTTTGCCAGCTGGATTTATCCATTTCTACAATTTACGATCAATGAAGATTTGCGCTACCGCCTACGTTCTCATTCTCCCGTTTATCGTTGTTTTGTAGCTAAATTACCCCAGTCAAATCAGCAAGATTGGCAAGTTAGACCTGAGTATAATTCAGATTTATCTATTGTCGGTACTGTAGAAATAGCGCTGCGTTCTCCTTCTTTGTGGTCTACTAATGTTCAGTATCCCTACATTTCTAACCTAGCAGTTAATCAAGATTTCCGCCGTCGCGGTATTGGTAGTCAACTTTTAACCAAATGTGAAGAGATTGCCCTTGATTGGGGCTATCAAGAAACTCGGCTTCATGTTTTAGACAGTAATGAATCAGCCAAGCAGCTATATTGTCATAACGGCTACCAAATTTCACACATAGAGGCAAATTGGGGAAACTTGTGGTTTGATTGTTCACCTCGTCTACTATTAAAAAAACAGATTCAAATAGATTAA